The sequence below is a genomic window from Bremerella alba.
TCTTACTTCGCAACCGAGATCCCTCAAAAAGACCCTCTGCAGTTGAATTACCGAATCTGGCTTCAGCCCGGCGAGATGGATGTTGCCGAAGTCAAACAGCTTCGCGATGACTTCGTTGACCCACCAAAAGTTACCGTTGAAGCCGGGTAATTTGCCGAAAGAGGGGGAGTGAGCATTCGTTGACACCTCGGGTACCCGTACCTAAAATCGCGTGTTCACCCCAACGGAAAATACTCCATCATTAGTAACCCTTTTAGGATGTGCTGTTCATGTCGGATGGTAAAACCGGGCAAATTGACAACGTGATGCACGAATCGCGGCTCTTTCCCCCTAGTGAAGAGTTCGCGTCGAAGGCCCGGGTCAAGTCGGTCGAAGAATACCAGCAGAAGTGGGAAGAGGCCAAATCGGACTTACCTGCATTCTGGGATAAGTTCGCCAAGGAAGAACTTCACTGGTTCGAGCCTTACAACGAAGTCTTGCAGTGGAAATGTCCCGACGCCAAGTGGTTCGTCGGTGGCAAGACCAACGTTAGTTACAACTGCTTGGATCGCCACTTAGGCACTCCGACCGAGGACAAGATCGCCATCTTGTGGGAAGGCGAGCCTGGCGATCAGCGCACGCTGACCTACAAGGAACTGCATGCCGAGGTTTGTAAGTTCGCCAGCGTACTGAAGAGCCTTGGCGTCGAGGAAGGGGATCGCGTTTCGCTTTATATGCCGATGGTCCCTGAACTGGCGATCGCGATGCTCGCGTGTGCCCGGATTGGTGCCATTCACTCCGTGATCTTCGCTGGTTTCTCGGCCGAATCCATTGCGGACCGCAACAACGATGCTCAGGCCAAGGTTATCGTCACTGCCGACGCAGGCTGGCGACGCGGCAAGGAATTGCCACTCAAAGCGATCGTCGACGAAGCCCTCGAAAAATCGGAAACGATTGAAAAGTGCGTCGTATTGAAGCGAGTTGGCAACGATATCGAGATGAAATCAGATCGGGATGTCTGGTACCACGACTTGATGGATGCCGCCTCGGCTGACTTCCCTGCGACTCCATTGGACAGCGAAACTCCACTGTTCATCCTGTATACAAGTGGATCGACCGGAAAACCGAAAGGAATTCTGCACACAACCGCTGGGTATAACCTCTTTGCTAAGAAGACCTTTGAGTGGGTCTTTGATCATCGCGACGATGACGTCTACTGGTGTACTGCCGACTGCGGTTGGATCACCGGACACAGCTACGTGGTATATGGGCCGTTCTCGGCCGGTGCCACATGCGTAATGTACGAGGGCGCCCCAAACTACCCTGATGAAGGGCGGTTCTGGGAGATCGTCGAGAAGTACAAGGTGACCATTCTTTACACCGCTCCGACGGCCATTCGAGCATTCATCAAATGGGGTGATCAGTGGGTCGATAAGCACGATCTATCTAGCTTGAGGTTGCTAGGTACCGTCGGCGAAGGCATCAACCCGGAAGCCTGGATGTGGTATCACAAGAAGATCGGCGGCGAAAAATGTCCGATCGTCGATACCTGGTGGCAGACCGAGACCGGCGGCATCATGATGTCTCCACTTCCCGGAGCGATTGCGACCAAGCCTGGCAGTTGTACCCGACCGCTTTTCGGTGTTGTGCCTGGCGTCTACGACGATTCCCTCGACGAAGTCGGAACCAACCATGGCGGAATGCTTACTATTACCGAGCCATGGCCAGGTATGCTGCGTGGCGTTTGGGGTGACGAAGAACGTTTCAAGGAAACTTATTGGTCCAAAGTCCCCGGCAAGTATTTGGCAGGCGACAATGCCCGGTGCGATGAAGACGGTTACTATTGGATCATGGGCCGAATTGACGACGTCATCAACGTCGCTGGTCACCGCCTGAGTACCATTGAGGTCGAAAGTGCCTTGGTATCACATCCGCTTGTTGCCGAAGCCGCTGTGGTGGGGCGCCCGCATGAGGTGAAAGGGGAAGCGATTGCTGCCTTCGTGACACTCAAGGGGGCAAATGACCCGGAAGAGGCACGAGATATTCTGAAGAAGCACGTCCGAAAGGAAATCGGTGCGTTGGCTGTTCCTGACGATATCCGTTTCACGGCGACTTTGCCCAAAACCCGAAGTGGAAAGATCATGCGTCGCCTGTTACGCGACATCGCTTCCGGCAAAGAAGATGTGGGTGATACTACGACACTCGAAGATTACTCGGTGTTAGCTAAGCTTCGCGAAGAAGAGTAACGCTGGTCACTTCAACTTGGAAATCCCCAAAGCTCGGTGCAACCCACCGAGCTTTTTTATGCTCTCATCAACTTGTCGCATGAGAACGATTGTCTGCTGGACCGCTTTTAT
It includes:
- the acs gene encoding acetate--CoA ligase — protein: MSDGKTGQIDNVMHESRLFPPSEEFASKARVKSVEEYQQKWEEAKSDLPAFWDKFAKEELHWFEPYNEVLQWKCPDAKWFVGGKTNVSYNCLDRHLGTPTEDKIAILWEGEPGDQRTLTYKELHAEVCKFASVLKSLGVEEGDRVSLYMPMVPELAIAMLACARIGAIHSVIFAGFSAESIADRNNDAQAKVIVTADAGWRRGKELPLKAIVDEALEKSETIEKCVVLKRVGNDIEMKSDRDVWYHDLMDAASADFPATPLDSETPLFILYTSGSTGKPKGILHTTAGYNLFAKKTFEWVFDHRDDDVYWCTADCGWITGHSYVVYGPFSAGATCVMYEGAPNYPDEGRFWEIVEKYKVTILYTAPTAIRAFIKWGDQWVDKHDLSSLRLLGTVGEGINPEAWMWYHKKIGGEKCPIVDTWWQTETGGIMMSPLPGAIATKPGSCTRPLFGVVPGVYDDSLDEVGTNHGGMLTITEPWPGMLRGVWGDEERFKETYWSKVPGKYLAGDNARCDEDGYYWIMGRIDDVINVAGHRLSTIEVESALVSHPLVAEAAVVGRPHEVKGEAIAAFVTLKGANDPEEARDILKKHVRKEIGALAVPDDIRFTATLPKTRSGKIMRRLLRDIASGKEDVGDTTTLEDYSVLAKLREEE